DNA from Bombus vancouverensis nearcticus chromosome 14, iyBomVanc1_principal, whole genome shotgun sequence:
GAGGACGGGGGTGAAGAGAGCAGTGTTGGAACCAGGCTGGTGTCTCAATCAGCCAAGCAGGTTGGGGCATCTTGGACCCCTGTGGGTGGAGGATAGAGCTAGCAATGGCTGTGAACTATCCTCGAAATGAAAACAAAACTCCTGAAATTATAAACTCTtatcaaatatcaaaattatatttgataaatagCATACAGTCATTATGAAGGTATAGTAAACTATcggatatataataatatttttccttCTATTTCCAGAAAAATTATAACTTTTCATAATTTCGTAGAATTTCTTAGAATTTTCTAATTCTAGCTAGAAACCTGTTgactttttgttattttactaAACAGTCTAGAAAATTTCATCTCTTATTTCAGCATGAATCGCATAGTTTACAAATTTCGTAAGATAAGAAATTCCTTgacatgaaatttatttatgacAGTGTTCAAACTTTTGGTTTTAATCAGGGCTTAAATCTATCGGTAATCCTTTCGGTCCCGGGCCAGTAACCAATGGTGGGGGGAAAAGAGCGACGCGCGCAGCTTCTCGGCGCAGCGGGGCAGGCCGTCACAACTCAATCTAGTGTCTCGGTGACCGTGCGTTTGTGAGtttctattttcttctctttccgtATAGTGCGTTATAATTCTTGACACGGAATCGCAGTTTTCATTGGTGGATTAGATTGTATCTGGGATCCTATATTTTCATCTCTCTAGGCTACTAAAACAATGTGATTGTTTGTAAGGTTTGTACCTTAATATCTGTTTGTATCATCTTAGTAAACAATATTATTTCCTACGTATCGAATGTGTTTATAAAGACATTTCTCAGTAATTCTTTATGTAGATATATATTGATGCTTGTTTGTTTATTCAACCTCTAAAAGCGAATACACGATAGATTAATTAAACTTTCATTTTATGTATTTGATAAAATTCTTTGAAGTTTTTAGTATTTAATAAAGTTGTTGATGCTGGAAATACTAAAAAAGCATTTTTATTTCGATGACAGATATCAAATATAAACAAGAttaatgttaaaattgattatcgCCAGTaagatatgaaatttaaattgtaatgtTGATTGTTTCTGTACGTTGCATTTTATTACAGTTCGTAATAGAcgacaatattttaattatttaaaaatacaaaacacAACTTAACTTAAAGTAAATCCATTAAATTGGTAAGAAAGTATCATTATAATTTGCATCTTTATAGAGATGTCAAGTAACTAAATTCATATCATATTCATATTTAATATTCACTTGGTATCATATTTTAAGAGTCGCGAATAATATAATATCGAGTAATACATAAtttaaatgcaaaataaataaaagtatatctataaattaataaagaaatatttttcaataaacaaCATAGCTAAGaatttataatgaaataaaatttttcattgaatattctgtattaatattttactacATAATATAACAATCGTCACTACGTAtgcaataatatatttattagccaaaacattgagaaaaataaatttgagaaaATCACAACAATCTGCATTCTTAATATAATTAGTTATAGAAAAcaaataaaagtataattataGTTTACGATTGTCATGTTAAtgtgattttataatttaactTTTGTTCTCTACTAAACTAACCGCGCCGATTAAAACATCGATATAGATTGATAATTTTGCACAAGTATGTAACAATGTATACATTACGCTTCTGAATGCACTGAATGTGATTActgataaaagaaaagaaaaaggaaggtaTGCGTCTTTATTAAgctaatataatatgatataatataatataataattaatatacataatGTGTTATACTAATACACTAATATACTAATACACgtaattgtatttattaaacaaaagaTTGTATTTCTATTTACttagaataaattatatatCTAAAGTACGGCTTTCGTTATAGCAAACGTTGAACTTGATTTTAAAGAGTAggaaatttgtaaaaagaaCTCGGCAATATATAATTACCGACCAAAtcttatttttttactttttttttttttttataaagacaatcaattatcatttaaattaatgattatcattatcatttaaattaaattattaattatcattaaaatTGACGATgactaaaatattatatttgcaccaaagaaaacaaagtggaagtatatatgaaaatatacataatacaaaGGAAGAGATAAGTTGATATTGTCTATAAAGAGTCAAAGAAAATTCTTCGAAATACGCTACTGCAGATCTATCAAATCTCTCTAAAGaaaacaattgattattttgatcattttaatAATCCTAATAATGCCAGTCATTGATAAGTGTTGAACAGTATTCTATCTCGTATGAATAGTTGCGCCTCGTAACCTGTGTTTGTTTAAGCATTATTTCTTAGTGTGGAACAAATCTCTTCTGAATATCGTCACGATCACCATCGACTTAACGGCTTAATCGAATGAGATCACCAGAATCATAAGCATTGATTGAATATTCCCAAGAGCAACGATTAAATTACCATGTACCCTAATTGTAACTGTTTCAACATCTCTTTCCCTTGGTGCGTGTTTCATTCGAAACGAGATTTAAACTTGAGTGTAAAGTAAAGTTGATGATCACTGAAGGTCTATAGGGCTGGCCATCTGTCCCTCGTTGCCACGTCTGCAACGTCTTGGTGGTCCATTTTGGGGCTGGTGCGCAACAGCATCGGCACTAGCGCTGGCAATGAAGCGCTCACAGGTAGAATCTaccccctctctttctctcactatGTATGCGCGCTCCCGCACGTGCTCTCTTTCATCCCCTTCTCTTTGCTGTACTCTGCTTTTTTACTGGTAACAGTTGAGAatagtagagagagagagagaaagagagagagagtgagggagggagggagggagggtgggagggagggagggaggcaGAGTAGTAAAGTTGGAGAACATTCAACTGCGTTGTTCTGGTAGAACTTCTAACAGTGGTCCTTTCTGTCTTCTCTACTGATTGATTGGatacattgaaaattaaaaCACATAGATTTGTGTACAGTGTGTCCCAGCGAGTGTGATGTAATCGGCGATAgagtgattctacgtgaaaaaatatgagacttcgttttcgagaaaatctaatttgaaattttgtcaAGTATACTTGGCTAATTACAGACTAGGTATGAGTAAACAATCGACAGGATGTTATTCTACCACCTTCACGATTGCTTGTACAAGACGAGAGTATTATTTTCCAACACAATCGCGATTAGTAACTTTACCAGAGTTCTAAAGTAAAAAgaacgtttttctttttttaagtcACATTTTCTATTATTTGCTGGTACTAAttcaagtaaatataaaatgtgaTTAGAAATTTTGAGAGATAAGAATACTAACTTTCATTTACATAAATGATAGATATTTTAATACATAACTACAGCGATACTTGCTGCAGAAAaggcgaataaaataaaaataatatcgattttcaaatatttgataAGCAATGAGAATAAAATTACCGAATCTCCCGAAAATTACCGCATAGAATTTTTAGATTTCTTGATTCTTTTAGATTATTAAGACGTCAAACGTCTTGATGTTTTCAAATTATAGatataagaaaaaaaacttCCAATATTTAAAGGGTTGAAATTACGGATATCATTTCGTAGTGGCATTTATGATTCCTTAAGTTGAGTAGCAAAAGCTTTCCTATTAACTCGAATGACAAACAGAGATCCGACTTATTTTAAGAACACCATGGAATATCTCTTCCTGTTATGCATCCGTTACAAGAATCTGCAAATATATACTTGGCACCGAGCACAATGCTGAAAATGCAAGTTACGCACATCTAATGCTATAACTGCTACAAATCTATAATGACAATAAACACGTAGAcaagataaaattattattcacttcgtttcttcgtttctttaaaGCAatctataatattaaataaaatacgaaCAGACTATTTTAGTTAATCTACAATTATAACACTAATTGataacaaattaataaatataaacaatAAGGTTTGAGTGGAACTTTTATAACACATACAAGTGTTCTTTGTGCATTTTATCACTGTTGTATCATAGGGGAAGATAGGGCAAGATGGAAAATTGTTGTTTACAAGAAACTGTGCATATGTATTACCGTGCACACAAAATGAAAACAAAGAGTAAATATCAGTATGAAAATTTCGACGTGAAAGATTACACGTGTCATAAATTACAACGcaatttattccaatttttctaattttgtcATAAGCATACATAAACCTTGCAGTAGCGTTTTGTGCAATTGTGCATATTTCTCGTTGATCTGAAAATGCCAAATTCGTATACTTTATAAGTTATTCTTTCACAAACGTAGAATTTTTGGTATAAAAtagtttgttattttataaagagACACGTAAAGTATTAGCATGTTATGGAGCAAGATGGGATTGGATAAGTGAGTGAGTGAATTTTGTCAACAATGTCTGACCAAGAGACGTTATGCCATGGTCATCCCAGAGGTAACGGTCGACTAAAAACGGAAGAGAAGCAATCAACATGGAAAACAGAAATTTTAACTTCTTCGCCGTATAGGCAAGAACTACTTCATTCAGTCTAAGAAAgcatctacaaaaaaaaaaaaaaaaaaaaaaaagaaatgaaacgaaagtTCGAGAATAGCTCCAAATGAACTAGAagtataagaaaataaaagttttctacCTTCAGTtattctaaaacatatttaataaattatatttcaactATAATTAATAGAATATCATTAGATAACATACAATTGATAAAAAAAACAATGATtatagattttttaatttttataatatcagaCTTTGTATGAATTTAACAGTGAATATATATCGGATGTAAAAGTACTTCAATAAATGTTATATGAAAAACTTATTCgattttctttacatttcttcTTAGCTACATATACCGTCTTACCCTCCTTCCCCTATCAAcgatcgaataaaaaataaaagaaagtaatATGTATATGCTAAAACAGCATGTGAAGCATTCATTTGAAACGCCCGATAATCGTACATATACGCTATTAAGTTACTGAGACAACAGAACGGTACAAAGTGGCCGATGAAAATATTAGccgcatatatacatacatagatatCATAATGCGgaattaaattacattaattacgaACTTTCTGTAGCtacattttattgttatttataaattcatATGGAAGTGTTACAGATCCTTTAAATCCTTGAAATTAAACCTGTATAAATTTACAACTGTTTTAGAAAGATGTCACGTTGGTTCGATCAATCGAGCATACTCCTGATGAGTGTGATGTTGTTTAATACAGTAATGTGGAATACAGCGAAAAGTTCGATAATGAAGTGTGAGGAAGCAAAATTAAAATGCGCCTTCAGAACAGGCTGTGGCGCAGCTCTGCAACATTATCTCACGGGTTGTGCACCCGTTCTCCAAGGGAATGATTGTTCCGAAACCTGCCAACATGCCCTTATTGCTCTTACAAGCACCGATGAGGGCAAAGAACTTATGACAGTACTTATTATATTATCTCTGcttttgataaaaaataaatattgtttattCTGATTAATATCAATGTAAATATTCAACGATACAACACTAACAACGAATATTTTAaactaatattttattctacGCAAATCTTTTATAAGCATAACAATTTGTAACACAAATTCAAAaacatatacaaatatttataaacaatatatatatatatatatgtatatgtataatatgtttataAACGATATGTTAGgttacttttttctttctttgttttctattctttctttttaataataaaggTTAAGCCATTTCAAGATACCgaatttaattcaaattaataaatttattccttgtattattattgtaaatttcttGATCTTCAAGTTGTATCATTACgtctatttaaatttcatttgtgTGCACTTTGTTTATATGGaggatacaattttttaatgaatatttatatcttGTTTTTGTTACTTAGTGTGAATGTGAGGATGAATTATGTTCGGAGTCGAAACAAAGAGTAGAAATATGTAGATCGTCTGTAACAATGGCAATGAATAGGACAAGGGTGTCCTGCAGAATAGCAACTTGGATTTGTAATGCAGACGCTCTTTGCCAAACTGCGCTTAcatattacaataaatattgcaaGAGTATGTTTCAAGGACGAAAGTGTACTAGACGGtaaatatgttttttaatacgaaaataaataaagtcTAAAGAATATGTGATACGAagttacaaaataatttatgtaataCACAAATGACTTCTTAAGGCAAATATTTTAGATGTAGAAATTCGATAAATATCTTAACAAGACAAGAAAAGGCTGCAAAATTGAATACATGTCAGTGTGATGGTTTTGAAGAATACGATTGCAAAGGAATTCATAGAAATATGAATCTTTTATGTTTTGGAAAAACACATCATGGTTACCGTGATGTTAATGTCGAGGATGATAGGGAAAGTGAATTTCTAACACCAAACATGAGTCTTAGAGGAAACGGTGTTCAAATATTAATGGACAGAGaattatttttactttctttattgATTTATCACATACTTAAAGCGAGACAAGGCAAGATTACTCGTTATATTATACTTTCTCACTTTGAAATATATACTACTGcacataaaataaattttgattattttacaaataacaTAAGCATCTAAATTTATAGATTGTGATACTTTGAAAAATTgagtttaaatatttcattttaatttatcgaaaattctattttttcagACTGATGATTAGAAAGAATCCAGAAAGATCTCCAAAAAGCAACAGTATTCCATGAAACCAATGACCAAAGATCTTTATCAACATTCTTAATCAATATTTGAACAATTTGATACTGGTATTAGTGGATTACTTTTTCAatatgataaataatttaacaGCATGACCAACGAATGCATAACttacgaaatatttttccatgGGTTTATTATCAAATTTGCACAAATGGAAAAAACGGAGAGGAAGAAGCCTTGTACAGTAAAAATATTGTATAGTGATTGTATTATAGTATCTATAATTGAATAATTCGTTGCAAGTATTTAGTTATAAATCAGTTTTATTTATGAAGatataattatgtaaatatcTACATACCGAAATACGCGAACATTGTTTttccccccctctctctctctctctctctcttttttttatcagaTTTATATTCTCGAAAATTCTTCTcttgtagaaaaatatttccttaAAAGGACCTCCAACgcaaatatattacatttattttggaAAAAATATGATTATTAACATTTATTCTACTAAGAAAATATGAAGATAATAAAACAATTCTGTCGTAAACTGTTTTCCGAAAAGAAGGACCGAAGTGAAATTAATGTAAAGAGAATAATGTTCTTTAAGAACAACAAATTTTCCGGATACGTACggtatattgttatatttatgCGTGTTTGAGCGTGTGTAAATGTTTTTATGCtatttttagatatttgtttttatatcTAATAATGATGATTTGTTAAAACATCGTTAATAAAAGCATAATTGAAGTTCGAAGTTTCTACAGTTTGTATTCTAATTACATGAAAAGTTACcgagtaaataaataagaaaacgaAGGTTATGCAAAATGATGTGCTACAAAAAATTTACTAAATATAAATTGTCtgcaattttattataatttatggagttcaaatatttcaaagacACTTTAATATTATctagtatttattttattgtataatatataattgataTTATGACAAGGAGTAGATTTATATCTCATTaactttgaaatattaataaatgtatttacaatCTTGTGTTCTTGAAACTTACTTTCATTGCTTATTTGTTCTTATAAAAAGTACAAcgcttttatacaattttttttctgTGTATATTGAAAGTTTTCAATTTCGCAATACGAGAACAAAATTTTCGTGTACCTGATATTAAATATAAGAAAGTGTAACATGAAGAAGCGTCTTTCATGATTTTATTGgatcattttattaattaaatgtatCGAAAAAATAAACAATCTAAGGAAATCCGTCATCATCCTCTTCTGCCATTTCCTTAGCAAGCTCTAAATCTTGTTGTTCTCTTTCTCTACGTTCTTCAGCCGATTCAAGATCTTTACCATAGGACTTTGGAGGATACCTCATAGCCTTAACACTTTGATTGTGTAAGTCTAAACAAAAAGTAATTCTTTGATGAAACGCGAGTAATGGTTCTTTAGTACAATAAATATCCGTAGTTTCTTTGCTACGCATGTATCCATTTTCTGGTTCTAAGGTAGCTTCGATTACACCATCTCTAATAGCTTTAGCAACAATAAATTCAGCATCGACACTAGAATCCAAACCAAGTTTCTTTGCAATATCTGTGGGAGAAATTCGGGAATAGGACAGTCCAATTGACCTAATTGCAGTTTTAATAACATTGTGCCTCAATCTCAGGATTAAAGTAAATGTATGATCGGCTCTAAATTGTGGGCCAAAGTTTTCTAAAACTTCCCCAAAACGTTGAAGATTTCCTAAACGCACAGCCTGAGTCAGTTGGAAATATGGAGCTAGTGCACGACGCATAGCAGCTTGTCTGAAAGTTTGACGTTCTGGAATATCTCCAAGTAAAAGTTCCACAGTTACAGCCAGTTTTTGCACTGTTTGACGAAAACCTACTGCAGTACTTTGTGGAGCTTTTCTAAGAGCCTGTAAGAAagataaaacattaattttaaattacacaatttttattcggaattttatttcttctgataacattttgatttgaaatttatatattaagaaGAATGTTGACTTACCTGTACTAAATACTTATGTGCAGCAGAATATTCTAATCTAGCAGCTTTGATGCGTcccaaataatataaaaatctagCCCATTCGTTATTGCTGGCAGATTCTGGGAAAGTTGATTTCAGTACAAGTTTATCTGCCTGATCATAcaaattataatgtaaatagttccgtaataaacaattaattaatacaGCCTGTCCTTCAAAGTCATTTCTAAGCGTTGCCGTTCTCAATCTCAAGTGCAATATTCCGCGAATTTTATCCAGTCTCCCAATTAATTCATATGCCCTTGAATAATAGAAATAACATTTGGCAGCAATCAGGTCAATTGTACGTCTATTTTGAGCAATAATTTTTTGCAACAATGCCTCAGAGCATTGAACGGATTCTTCGTGTTTTCCAGCATCAATTAAACGTACGAGAACTAGTAAATGAATGTAAGTATCAATTTCAGGTAGTGGAGTTATGGTGGAGATGCGAAGTTTCTGCGTTTCTTCAAATTCAGCAGAGTCTTCTAACCATGACAGTAATGCATCACGTTCGGCACATGGTTTAGGATAAAAACTTAGAATTACTCCACGCAGGACGTTCGAGTTTAATCTGCGACGTGTATTAGGTAGCGTACGCAAAGCT
Protein-coding regions in this window:
- the LOC117156260 gene encoding growth arrest-specific protein 1, producing the protein MSRWFDQSSILLMSVMLFNTVMWNTAKSSIMKCEEAKLKCAFRTGCGAALQHYLTGCAPVLQGNDCSETCQHALIALTSTDEGKELMTCECEDELCSESKQRVEICRSSVTMAMNRTRVSCRIATWICNADALCQTALTYYNKYCKSMFQGRKCTRRCRNSINILTRQEKAAKLNTCQCDGFEEYDCKGIHRNMNLLCFGKTHHGYRDVNVEDDRESEFLTPNMSLRGNGVQILMDRELFLLSLLIYHILKARQD
- the Rpn3 gene encoding regulatory particle non-ATPase 3 — translated: MGVPTAKNPEAMDVEIIFEGQNGDGDVCDKKDADLQTIYDIREHARQIEKAVQSKEPRFILRALRTLPNTRRRLNSNVLRGVILSFYPKPCAERDALLSWLEDSAEFEETQKLRISTITPLPEIDTYIHLLVLVRLIDAGKHEESVQCSEALLQKIIAQNRRTIDLIAAKCYFYYSRAYELIGRLDKIRGILHLRLRTATLRNDFEGQAVLINCLLRNYLHYNLYDQADKLVLKSTFPESASNNEWARFLYYLGRIKAARLEYSAAHKYLVQALRKAPQSTAVGFRQTVQKLAVTVELLLGDIPERQTFRQAAMRRALAPYFQLTQAVRLGNLQRFGEVLENFGPQFRADHTFTLILRLRHNVIKTAIRSIGLSYSRISPTDIAKKLGLDSSVDAEFIVAKAIRDGVIEATLEPENGYMRSKETTDIYCTKEPLLAFHQRITFCLDLHNQSVKAMRYPPKSYGKDLESAEERREREQQDLELAKEMAEEDDDGFP